A genomic region of Thermodesulfovibrio aggregans contains the following coding sequences:
- a CDS encoding rubredoxin encodes MDNDKKMIPYVCGRCGYIYDTQKGDKKGKIPPGVPFEDLPEDWVCPLCGANKKIFNPMLGY; translated from the coding sequence ATGGACAATGACAAGAAGATGATTCCTTATGTCTGTGGAAGATGTGGATATATTTATGATACTCAAAAAGGAGACAAAAAGGGGAAAATCCCGCCTGGAGTTCCCTTTGAAGATTTGCCTGAAGACTGGGTTTGTCCTCTCTGTGGAGCAAATAAAAAAATATTTAATCCAATGCTTGGTTATTAA
- a CDS encoding peroxiredoxin, producing the protein MEIRMPLLGEKIESRKVKTTHGIINFPEDYKGKWVVLFSHPADFTPVCTTEFVAFQKRAEEFKKLNCELIGLSIDQVFSHIKWVEWIKEKLGVEITFPIIADDMGEVAKSFGMISPAKGTNTIRAVFIIDPNSILRLVLYYPQEVGRNIDEIVRVVKALQTSDANKVAIPAGWPNNELIGDKVIIPPASDVKTAQERTKQYECYDWWFCYKKL; encoded by the coding sequence ATGGAAATTAGGATGCCATTATTAGGAGAAAAAATTGAAAGCAGAAAAGTTAAAACAACGCACGGAATCATTAACTTCCCTGAAGATTATAAGGGCAAGTGGGTTGTGTTATTCAGTCATCCCGCAGACTTTACACCAGTTTGTACTACAGAGTTTGTTGCATTTCAGAAAAGAGCTGAAGAATTCAAAAAGCTAAACTGTGAGTTAATTGGTCTCTCAATTGATCAGGTATTTTCTCATATCAAATGGGTTGAATGGATTAAGGAAAAGCTTGGTGTAGAGATAACATTTCCAATCATTGCAGACGATATGGGAGAGGTAGCAAAATCATTTGGCATGATAAGTCCAGCTAAGGGGACAAACACTATAAGAGCTGTATTTATAATCGATCCAAATAGTATATTAAGACTTGTTCTTTACTACCCTCAGGAGGTTGGAAGAAACATAGATGAAATTGTTAGAGTTGTAAAGGCTTTGCAAACATCTGATGCAAATAAAGTTGCTATTCCTGCAGGCTGGCCCAACAATGAACTTATTGGAGATAAAGTTATCATTCCTCCTGCATCTGATGTTAAAACAGCTCAAGAAAGGACCAAACAATACGAATGCTACGATTGGTGGTTTTGCTATAAGAAGCTGTAA
- a CDS encoding transposase, whose amino-acid sequence YLRKKDEKECLFEAKKIYSAENLREAKRNFQLWESKWGRLYPKAVECIRKNWEQLTAFYKTPKSLWKKLRTTNIIERAFREVRRRTRTMSCFNNVESIERIIFAVISHLNEKWRNTPIYEFTQNY is encoded by the coding sequence TATCTTAGAAAGAAAGATGAAAAGGAATGTCTTTTTGAAGCTAAGAAAATATATAGTGCAGAGAATTTAAGAGAGGCAAAGAGAAACTTTCAGTTATGGGAGAGCAAGTGGGGTAGACTTTATCCTAAAGCAGTAGAGTGTATAAGGAAGAACTGGGAGCAATTGACAGCTTTTTACAAGACTCCGAAGAGTTTATGGAAGAAGTTAAGAACAACAAACATAATAGAGAGGGCATTTAGGGAAGTAAGGCGAAGAACGAGAACTATGAGTTGTTTTAATAATGTTGAAAGTATTGAAAGAATAATTTTTGCAGTGATAAGCCATTTAAACGAAAAATGGAGGAATACACCTATTTATGAATTTACACAAAATTATTGA